Proteins encoded in a region of the Mycoplasma feriruminatoris genome:
- the mgtA gene encoding magnesium-translocating P-type ATPase, with protein sequence MFLFKEKKFSPKKITRHKKKAHFANERFIKQVSNLEQNEVLEIMNLEHFGLTNEQYELRLKKYGTNELKKKKFNLITEFIHAFFGPFNIVLLLISLYNFISYATNGFYQDTNSSDSKFELVGGLIILIMVLGSGLASFIQSLRSHLVTKKISSIVRSTTNIIRHKNDEDVEDYLKITKRNQLDLIRLGEEIDVKQLVPGDLIYLSSGDMLPADVRIIQSTDLFINQSSLTGESIPVEKHATNKKNTNNILDLENICYTGTSVVSGSALALVLATANDTYFSTISKAILEKRPDSSFTKGIKQVTRMLLIFMLVMVPTVYLAKSIIGTISSGGSFDSIKDNPWFQAIFFAVAVAVGLTPEMLPMIVTTNLANGASKMSKQKVVVKQLEAIQSLGAIDVLCTDKTGTLTNDKIELIDYLRVDKKADPLLLKYLYINSYYQTGLKNPMDKAIVDYVNKHNHNFSIQDITKIDEIPFDFNRRKLTIIFDDENEKRFMVTKGSVEEILNSCTRVVQDDKVVNLTDAYKRQIIAYYESINEQGKRLLGVGYKRIRDNQAKFSPKDEESLIFMGFASFLDTPKPSTKQTIKLLKKYGVDLKILTGDSEPITRAICKMVNLDIKGLVTGEEIDAASDYELKKIVEENNIFVKLNPLQKVKIIQVLKQNNHVVGYMGDGINDAPVLRQSDVAISVNNATEIAKDASDIILLEKSLLVLEKGIIQGRTIFGNILKYIKITTASNFGNALSVLIGTIWLPFSPMAPAQILLQNLIYDFSQFGVALDKVDATFLTSPQRWQSKDLLPFTTINGTISTIFDLITFAIAGYYFGFVTSYNSAIAQNNAVLANQSLAQFHACWFIIGLLSQTFVFQVLRTEQIPVIQSRSTWPVYVIGSIATIMAFTIVYVGPIGSLVQLQNPGLIYIPISITIIFSYCLVAQFAKMGYKKAFKKWL encoded by the coding sequence ATGTTTTTATTTAAAGAGAAAAAGTTTTCTCCTAAAAAAATAACAAGACACAAGAAAAAAGCTCATTTTGCAAACGAAAGATTTATAAAACAAGTTAGTAATTTAGAACAAAACGAAGTACTAGAAATAATGAATTTAGAGCACTTTGGATTAACTAACGAACAATATGAATTACGATTAAAAAAATATGGAACTAATGAATTAAAAAAGAAAAAGTTTAACTTAATAACAGAATTTATTCATGCTTTTTTTGGACCATTTAATATCGTTTTATTACTAATATCTTTATATAATTTTATTTCATATGCAACAAATGGGTTTTATCAAGATACAAATTCAAGTGATTCAAAATTTGAATTAGTTGGTGGTTTAATCATTTTAATAATGGTTTTAGGTAGTGGATTAGCTTCATTTATTCAATCATTAAGATCTCATTTAGTTACTAAAAAAATTAGTTCTATTGTAAGAAGTACAACTAATATTATTAGACATAAAAATGATGAAGATGTTGAAGATTATTTAAAAATTACTAAAAGAAACCAATTAGATTTAATTAGACTTGGTGAAGAAATTGATGTTAAACAATTAGTACCTGGTGATTTAATTTATTTATCAAGTGGAGATATGTTACCAGCTGATGTAAGAATTATTCAATCAACTGACTTATTTATTAATCAATCATCTTTAACTGGTGAATCAATACCAGTTGAAAAACATGCAACTAATAAAAAAAATACAAACAATATTTTAGATTTAGAAAATATTTGTTATACAGGAACTAGTGTAGTTTCTGGTAGTGCTTTAGCTTTAGTTTTAGCAACAGCAAATGACACTTATTTTTCAACAATTAGCAAAGCAATTTTAGAAAAACGTCCTGATTCAAGTTTTACTAAAGGAATAAAGCAAGTAACAAGAATGTTATTAATTTTTATGCTTGTAATGGTTCCAACAGTTTATTTAGCAAAATCAATTATTGGAACAATCTCAAGTGGTGGATCTTTTGACAGTATTAAAGATAACCCTTGATTTCAAGCTATATTTTTTGCTGTAGCTGTAGCTGTTGGATTAACTCCTGAAATGTTACCTATGATAGTTACAACAAATCTAGCAAATGGTGCTTCTAAAATGTCAAAACAAAAAGTAGTTGTAAAACAATTAGAAGCGATTCAATCACTTGGTGCTATTGATGTTTTATGTACTGATAAAACCGGAACTTTAACTAATGATAAGATTGAACTTATTGATTATTTAAGAGTTGATAAAAAAGCTGATCCATTGTTATTAAAATATTTATATATTAATAGTTATTATCAAACTGGGTTAAAAAATCCAATGGATAAAGCAATTGTTGATTATGTAAATAAACACAATCATAACTTTTCGATTCAAGACATTACTAAAATTGATGAAATACCTTTTGATTTTAATAGAAGAAAACTAACTATTATTTTTGATGATGAAAACGAAAAACGTTTTATGGTTACAAAAGGTAGTGTTGAAGAAATTTTAAATTCATGTACAAGAGTTGTTCAAGATGATAAAGTAGTTAATTTAACTGATGCTTATAAAAGACAAATTATTGCTTATTATGAATCAATTAATGAGCAAGGAAAGCGTTTATTAGGTGTTGGGTATAAAAGAATTAGAGATAATCAAGCTAAATTTAGTCCAAAAGATGAAGAATCATTAATCTTTATGGGATTTGCATCATTTTTAGATACACCAAAACCATCAACAAAACAAACTATTAAGTTATTAAAAAAATATGGTGTTGATTTAAAAATTTTAACTGGAGATAGTGAACCTATTACTAGAGCTATTTGTAAAATGGTTAATTTAGATATTAAAGGTTTAGTAACTGGTGAAGAAATTGATGCTGCAAGTGATTATGAATTAAAAAAGATTGTTGAAGAAAATAATATTTTTGTTAAGCTAAATCCATTACAAAAAGTTAAGATTATTCAAGTTTTAAAACAAAATAATCACGTAGTTGGATATATGGGAGATGGAATTAATGATGCTCCTGTGTTAAGACAATCTGATGTTGCTATTTCAGTTAATAATGCAACAGAAATTGCAAAAGATGCTAGTGATATTATTTTATTAGAAAAATCATTATTAGTTTTAGAAAAAGGAATTATTCAAGGAAGAACTATTTTTGGAAATATTTTAAAATATATTAAAATTACAACTGCTTCTAACTTTGGTAATGCTTTATCAGTTTTAATTGGAACAATATGATTACCATTTTCACCAATGGCTCCTGCTCAAATTTTATTACAAAACTTAATTTATGACTTTTCACAATTTGGAGTTGCTTTAGATAAAGTTGATGCTACATTTTTAACTTCTCCTCAACGTTGACAATCAAAAGATCTCTTACCATTTACAACAATTAATGGAACGATTAGTACGATCTTTGATTTAATAACATTTGCAATTGCTGGATATTATTTTGGATTTGTTACTAGTTATAATAGTGCAATAGCTCAAAATAATGCTGTTTTAGCAAATCAATCATTAGCACAATTCCATGCTTGTTGATTTATAATTGGATTATTATCTCAAACATTTGTTTTCCAAGTATTACGTACTGAACAAATACCAGTTATTCAATCTCGATCAACTTGACCAGTTTATGTAATTGGTTCAATTGCTACAATTATGGCATTTACAATTGTTTATGTTGGTCCAATTGGTAGTTTAGTTCAATTACAAAATCCAGGATTAATTTATATTCCAATTTCTATAACTATTATATTTAGTTATTGTTTAGTAGCTCAATTTGCTAAAATGGGTTATAAAAAAGCATTTAAAAAATGATTATAG
- a CDS encoding MSC_0882 family membrane protein produces the protein MRDYNSNDNWNNRRNYPPNNNNYNRRDDRYYQQNQRPNNYNDRYEDDRYYQQDPRYNPNYYDDRYEQDDRYYQQDPRYEQDQYYDQQYEQQQYEQEQYEQEQNNVDSNGNVKFVPDKKIKRIVKFNTTKSLISILILIELIAYFGMFLVNHYTHFLYDPSNIQKYHKALQGWLQTMNGFKVWHLSVIIAVISVCLIIYIVVASTLFSNYNKYLKDMQQRTEEYEAQKLRMPYPRKPEEGNPPLLIKKMYEKQIKKPYYVNWFSFAAYIYLIVAAIIYTMFVIFKWGSQKLSDHEAVHKIGLKQYFVQPGQLTPYYILLGIFLAIVLIHIIVLLSVKYVRNALEEYWKVPIFSDEKIKDFEKKANRRSLIIFIILIIIAFFVLAFFFIFFKIERRKGSIFSLLKRPGK, from the coding sequence ATGCGCGATTATAATTCAAATGATAATTGAAACAATCGTCGTAACTATCCACCAAATAATAACAACTATAATCGTAGAGATGATAGATACTATCAACAAAATCAAAGACCTAATAACTATAATGACCGTTATGAAGATGATAGATATTATCAACAAGATCCAAGATATAATCCTAATTATTATGATGATAGATACGAACAAGATGATAGATATTATCAACAAGATCCAAGATACGAACAAGATCAATATTATGATCAACAATATGAACAACAACAATATGAACAAGAACAATATGAACAAGAACAAAATAATGTAGATTCTAATGGTAATGTAAAATTTGTTCCTGATAAAAAAATCAAGCGTATTGTTAAATTTAACACTACAAAATCTTTAATTAGCATTCTTATTTTAATAGAATTAATTGCATATTTTGGTATGTTTTTAGTTAATCACTATACTCATTTTTTATATGATCCAAGCAACATACAAAAATATCACAAAGCTCTTCAGGGTTGGTTACAAACAATGAATGGTTTTAAAGTCTGACATTTATCTGTAATAATAGCAGTGATTTCTGTTTGTCTTATTATTTATATAGTTGTAGCTTCAACACTATTTAGTAACTATAATAAATATTTAAAAGATATGCAACAAAGAACTGAAGAATATGAAGCTCAAAAACTACGCATGCCTTATCCTAGAAAACCAGAAGAAGGTAACCCACCTTTATTAATTAAAAAAATGTATGAAAAACAAATCAAAAAACCATATTATGTTAACTGATTTAGTTTTGCTGCTTATATTTATTTAATTGTAGCTGCGATTATTTATACAATGTTTGTGATTTTTAAATGAGGTTCACAAAAACTAAGTGATCACGAAGCAGTTCATAAAATAGGTTTAAAACAATATTTTGTTCAACCAGGTCAACTAACACCTTATTACATTTTATTAGGTATTTTTCTAGCTATAGTTTTAATTCATATTATTGTTTTACTATCAGTTAAATATGTTAGAAATGCTTTAGAAGAATATTGAAAAGTACCAATTTTTTCAGATGAAAAGATTAAAGATTTTGAAAAGAAAGCCAACCGTAGATCATTAATTATATTTATTATTTTAATTATAATTGCATTCTTTGTTTTAGCATTCTTCTTTATATTCTTTAAAATCGAAAGAAGAAAAGGATCAATATTTAGTTTATTAAAAAGACCAGGCAAATAA
- the atpD gene encoding F0F1 ATP synthase subunit beta, translated as MVSKNTKDKTKTQVMGKIIQVLGPVVDVKFSENNIPKIYDALIVDNNGKKLVLEVEQNIGDEIVRTIAMGPTEGLKRGLDVINTNSPITAPVGNEVLGRMFNVLGDPIDEKPELDVKREPIHRDAPIYEELVTTTEILETGIKVIDLMIPFTKGGKVGLFGGAGVGKTILIQELINNIAKAHNGVSVFAGVGERTREGNDLYHEFIEAGVLNKTCLVFGQMNEPPGARMRVALTGLTIAEYFRDKKNMDVLLFIDNIFRFTQAGSEVSALLGRMPSAVGYQPTLSTEMGSLQERITSTKNGSITSVQAVYVPADDLTDPAPATTFTHLDARIVLDRSIASLGIYPAVDPLASSSRVLDPETVGEEHYSVALGVQIALQKYQDLQSIIAILGMDELSEEDKLIVQRARKIRNFLSQSFFVGEKFTGRPGVFVKVNDTVRSFKSILDGEVDYIPETYFLYSSTIDDVIEKYNKDKEK; from the coding sequence ATGGTATCTAAAAATACAAAAGATAAAACAAAAACTCAAGTTATGGGAAAAATCATTCAAGTATTAGGTCCAGTTGTTGATGTTAAGTTTTCAGAAAACAATATACCAAAGATTTATGATGCTTTAATTGTTGATAATAATGGTAAGAAATTAGTTCTTGAAGTTGAACAAAATATTGGTGATGAAATAGTTAGAACAATTGCAATGGGTCCTACTGAAGGATTAAAAAGAGGATTAGATGTGATCAATACAAATTCACCAATTACAGCTCCAGTTGGAAATGAAGTTTTAGGTAGAATGTTTAACGTATTAGGTGATCCAATTGATGAAAAACCTGAATTAGATGTTAAAAGAGAACCAATTCATAGAGATGCTCCAATTTATGAAGAACTAGTTACAACAACTGAAATTCTAGAAACTGGAATTAAAGTTATTGACTTAATGATTCCATTTACAAAAGGTGGAAAAGTTGGATTATTTGGTGGAGCTGGAGTTGGAAAAACTATTTTGATTCAAGAATTAATTAATAACATTGCAAAAGCTCATAACGGGGTTTCAGTATTTGCTGGAGTTGGTGAAAGAACTAGAGAAGGAAACGATCTATATCACGAATTTATTGAAGCTGGAGTTTTAAATAAAACTTGTCTAGTGTTTGGACAAATGAACGAACCACCAGGAGCACGTATGCGTGTTGCTTTAACTGGTTTAACTATTGCTGAATATTTTAGAGATAAAAAAAATATGGATGTTTTATTATTCATAGATAATATCTTTAGATTTACTCAAGCAGGTTCAGAAGTTTCAGCCTTATTAGGACGTATGCCTTCAGCTGTTGGATATCAACCAACTTTATCAACTGAAATGGGTTCATTACAAGAACGTATTACTTCAACTAAAAACGGTTCAATTACTTCAGTTCAAGCAGTTTATGTTCCAGCAGATGACTTAACAGACCCAGCTCCTGCTACTACTTTTACTCACTTAGATGCACGTATTGTTTTAGATAGATCTATTGCTAGTTTAGGAATTTATCCAGCAGTTGATCCACTAGCTTCTTCATCTCGTGTTTTAGATCCAGAAACTGTTGGTGAAGAACACTATAGTGTTGCTTTAGGTGTTCAAATTGCATTACAAAAATACCAAGATTTACAATCAATTATTGCAATTTTAGGTATGGATGAATTAAGTGAAGAAGATAAACTAATTGTTCAAAGAGCAAGAAAAATTAGAAACTTCTTATCTCAATCATTTTTTGTTGGTGAAAAATTTACAGGAAGACCAGGAGTTTTTGTTAAAGTAAATGACACTGTAAGATCATTTAAATCAATTTTAGATGGTGAAGTAGATTATATTCCTGAAACTTACTTCTTATATTCTTCAACTATTGATGATGTTATTGAAAAATATAACAAAGACAAAGAAAAATAA